Proteins from a single region of Oncorhynchus tshawytscha isolate Ot180627B linkage group LG03, Otsh_v2.0, whole genome shotgun sequence:
- the LOC112235425 gene encoding C-X-C chemokine receptor type 4 yields the protein MSTFYEVEHIFFDNTSYEESGDFDLELGFEEPCNRVGGDDFQRIFLPTVYGIIFLLGIVGNGLVVTVMGYQKKVKTMTDKYRLHLSVADLLLVFTLPFWAVDAASSWYFGGFLCTTVHVIYTINLYSSVLILAFISVDRYLAVVHATNSQTTRKRKLLAERWIYVAVWLPAAVLTVPDIVFATALDGGSRTICQRIYPQKTSFYWMAGFRFQHILVGFVLPGLVILTCYCIIIAKLSQGAKGQVLKRKALKTTVILILCFFSCWLPYCVGIFLDTLMLLNVISHSCALEQSLQTWLLITEALAYFHCCLNPILYAFLGVKFKKSARDALTVSSRSSHKVLTKKRGAISSVSTESESSSVLCS from the coding sequence CACATATTTTTTGACAACACCAGCTATGAAGAATCAGGGGATTTTGACTTGGAGTTGGGTTTCGAGGAGCCGTGCAACAGAGTCGGAGGTGATGATTTTCAAAGGATCTTCTTACCGACAGTTTATGGAATAATCTTTCTGCTTGGAATCGTCGGAAATGGACTGGTAGTGACAGTGATGGGCTACCAGAAAAAGGTCAAAACGATGACTGATAAATACAGGCTCCATCTTTCTGTGGCTGACCTCCTACTCGTCTTCACGCTACCTTTCTGGGCAGTGGATGCCGCCAGCAGTTGGTACTTTGGtggcttcctctgtaccactgtgcATGTGATCTACACCATCAACCTGTATAGCAGTGTTCTGATTCTGGCTTTCATCAGCGTGGACAGGTACCTGGCAGTGGTGCATGCCACCAACAGCCAAACCACCAGGAAGAGGAAGCTGCTTGCAGAGAGATGGATCTATGTGGCAGTATGGCTACCTGCTGCTGTTCTCACTGTGCCTGACATAGTGTTTGCCACAGCTCTGGATGGAGGCTCCAGAACCATCTGCCAGCGCATCTACCCCCAGAAGACTAGCTTCTACTGGATGGCTGGGTTCCGTTTCCAGCACATTCTGGTGGGCTTTGTCCTGCCTGGTTTGGTCATCCTCACCTGCTACTGCATCATCATTGCCAAGCTGTCCCAGGGAGCCAAGGGTCAAGTGTTGAAGAGGAAGGCTCTCAAGACCACCGTAATCCTCATCCTGTGCTTCTTCAGCTGCTGGCTGCCGTACTGTGTGGGGATCTTTCTGGACACCCTAATGTTGCTCAATGTGATCTCCCATAGCTGTGCCCTGGAGCAGAGTCTGCAGACCTGGCTCTTAATCACAGAGGCTCTGGCATACTTTCATTGCTGTCTCAACCCCATCCTTTATGCTTTCCTGGGCGTTAAGTTCAAGAAATCTGCCCGGGATGCACTGACTGTCAGCAGTAGGTCAAGTCATAAAGTACTGACTAAAAAAAGAGGAGCCATTTCATCTGTATCCACTGAATCCGAGTCTTCAAGTGTCTTGTGCAGTTAA